One region of Candidatus Abyssobacteria bacterium SURF_5 genomic DNA includes:
- a CDS encoding DUF4185 domain-containing protein — translation MVGRCYLALAVVLVLIAPLFSVAAYGQEQAPVWAVERAREWDILFDGTSGWTGADGIYSIPLSGVEAHGSAAETHTIFVFSDTFIGDVGTDGRRLRGTTIVNNTGALLRSGEPEPDKINFIWEEDEEGKAAALFVPNTPAAQPGDWYWLCDGASIGGKIYLFAMRMREGDGGAFNFAVDGVALLTFSPDAPDPLSEYTEVDTPLFYVPSDGRGDIIFGNAIMPNTVEAEAPAPDGYVYIYGHQNDPYSKRLVAARVLPEHFDDFSMWRFWDGFAWSPDIGTVAPLAGRISSEFSMSPLPDGRFVLVFQFDTLSDYVAIRVGSTPIGPFGPIIKIWLCPEPALDPDIYTYNAKAHPHLSRPGELLISYNVNTLDFWDHFAYADIYRPRFIRIRLGL, via the coding sequence ATGGTTGGAAGATGTTATCTCGCACTTGCTGTAGTTTTGGTTTTAATTGCGCCTCTGTTCTCTGTCGCCGCTTACGGACAGGAGCAGGCGCCTGTTTGGGCGGTCGAGCGGGCGCGGGAGTGGGACATTTTATTCGACGGCACTTCCGGCTGGACCGGCGCCGACGGAATTTATTCGATTCCGCTGTCAGGCGTGGAAGCCCATGGGAGCGCCGCCGAAACTCACACTATTTTTGTATTCAGCGATACCTTTATTGGGGACGTCGGCACGGATGGCAGGCGGCTGCGGGGGACCACCATTGTCAACAATACCGGTGCGCTTCTCCGGAGCGGCGAGCCGGAACCTGACAAAATCAATTTCATCTGGGAAGAAGATGAAGAGGGAAAGGCCGCTGCCTTGTTCGTGCCGAATACTCCCGCCGCTCAGCCGGGCGATTGGTACTGGCTGTGCGATGGCGCGTCGATCGGCGGCAAAATATATCTTTTTGCAATGCGCATGAGGGAAGGCGACGGCGGCGCGTTCAATTTCGCGGTCGATGGAGTTGCGCTTTTGACATTTTCGCCCGATGCGCCCGACCCGCTCTCTGAATATACAGAAGTTGACACGCCCCTGTTTTATGTTCCTTCAGACGGTAGAGGCGATATCATCTTCGGGAATGCAATCATGCCGAACACGGTTGAGGCCGAAGCGCCTGCTCCGGACGGATATGTTTACATTTACGGCCATCAGAATGATCCCTATAGCAAGAGACTGGTCGCTGCGCGCGTTCTGCCGGAACATTTCGACGATTTTTCGATGTGGCGCTTCTGGGATGGGTTTGCCTGGTCGCCGGATATCGGCACCGTTGCTCCTCTGGCCGGACGGATCTCCTCCGAGTTCAGCATGAGCCCGTTGCCTGACGGACGCTTCGTTCTCGTGTTTCAGTTCGACACCTTAAGCGATTATGTCGCCATTCGTGTCGGTTCCACGCCTATCGGGCCGTTCGGACCTATCATAAAGATATGGCTTTGTCCCGAGCCGGCCCTCGATCCGGACATTTATACGTATAACGCCAAGGCGCACCCTCACCTGTCGCGGCCGGGCGAACTGCTGATCAGTTACAACGTCAACACGCTCGACTTCTGGGACCATTTCGCGTATGCCGACATCTATCGGCCGCGGTTCATCCGCATCCGTCTTGGTCTGTAA